The window CGTGCCCGCCGCCGCCTCCTATCTGCTCGGCGGTCCGTCCGTGACGCTCGCTGCCATCTACACGATGGAGCCGTCGTTCTTCAATCCTTTCCAGAAACCTGACGGTTCGACGCTCGGTTTCATCGAGTTCATCTCGCTCATGGGCTGGGGACTCGGCTACTTCGGTCAGCCGCATATCCTCGTACGCTTCATGGCAATCCGCTCATCCGCCGAACTCGGACGCGCCATGCACATCGCCATGACGTGGGTCGCCATCTCGCTCACCGCTGCCGTCCTCGTCGGCATGGTCGGACGCGCCTACCTTACCGAGCCGCTCTTCGGCACGGCAACGGAGACGGTTTTCCTCGTGATGACGGATTCGATCTTCAACCCCTTCATCGCTGGACTCATCCTCTCCGCCGTCCTCGCCGCCATCATGAGCACGGCATCAGCGCAGCTTCTCGTCGCAGCTTCAGCCTTCGCACAGGATTTCTACCGTTCGCTGCTTCATAAGAACGCGAGCCAAGGCGAACTCGTCTGGGTCAGCCGCCTCTCCGTCCTCTTGATTGCCGCCCTCTCTCTGACGCTTGCCATGAATCCCGAGAGCCTCATCCTCGACATGGTCGCCTACGCATGGGCAGGCTTCGGCGCCGCCTTCGGCCCCGCATTGCTCGCCTCGCTCTTCTGGCGCCGCGCCACGAGAAACGGCATCCTCGCGGGCATCATCACGGGCGGCGTCACCGTCCTCGTATGGAAGCAGTTCGCCCTCTTCGGCCTCTACGAGATCATCCCAGGCTTCGTCCTTGCCCTTTGCGCCATCTATGTCGTGAGCCTCTTGGATAAAGAGCCTGCAAAGAGCATCACGGACACGTTCGACGCCGTGGGAAAGAGCGAGATATAGTTCTGAAACGAGAAAAAGAACGATCGCCGGAAGCACATCAAGAGCTTCTGACGACCGTTCTTTTTCATGTTTCAATGTTTCGCCGCATAGCGAGCCATGGCGATGCGGACGGCTGCGCGGGCAGCAGGCGATGCAGTCGGGGCAGCGGCGCCGGCAATCTTGCCCTTGTCTTTTCCATCGTCATTATCGGCGTCGGCATCTTCCTTTTGCTTCTTTTCAGGCGGCAGAGGCAGAAGACCTTCTTTCATTTTCGCGATTTCCTCGAGCTTTTTCTGCTCTTCCTTCATCTTCTCGGTGGCCTCATCCGAGTCTTCCTGACGACCGCATTCGGCAAGCTTCAGAAGCGTCCACTCCAGATCTTCCGCCAAAGCCTGTGTGTCCTCAAGCCATATATTGAGTTTGGAAAAGCTGGCATCAAGTTCGTCAAAGTCTCTCTGTTCTCTGCCCCGCAGCCCTAGAGGATCCTCTATACGCCGGCCTGCCATCCGCGCCTCCTCTCTTTTATTTATCTTCTCAATCATCTTTTCCACTTCTTCGTGGCTGGCTTCAAACCAATTGAAATCCTCGTCCTCATCCTTCGGCAAAGGCGCACACAGGCGGTCTTCCTCGACTTCTGCACGCGCTTCAGCCACCTTCTTCTCCAACTTTGTTTTAAGGTCATAAATCATGGAGATCTTGTCGTCGTACGAGGTCGCGACAATGTGTGACAAGAGCTTTTCCTTCTCCTCCTTGAGCACTTTTCTTTCATCGTCGGTCAAGGTATCATCCTTGAGCAGTTCCTTGATGGCAACGACGCGCTCCTTCTCCGCCTTGACGACATCCCTCGTGTCCTCCACGCTTTCGATCCTGCCGCGTGCCGACATGTCGTCCCGCTCCTCGGCATCGCGCAGAATCTCCTTCGCGTCCTTTTCCCCAAGCTGCAGAAGCCGCGCCTTCCTGCTGATCAGCACCTCAGCCGCACTGCCGAGATGCGTCTTCTCCTTCTCCTTGCCCTTCAATGCCATGGCAGAGGATGGCGCAGATACAAAAGAAGCGCTCGCCTCGC of the Selenomonas sputigena genome contains:
- the putP gene encoding sodium/proline symporter PutP — protein: MTNNMAIIIAFIVYLGLMMLIGIYYYRRTRSMADYILGNRKLGAWVTSLSAEASDMSGWMLMGLPGFAYIAGLNAGWIALGLALGTYANWKFVAARLRKYTELANNSLTLPDFLQNRYEDKSNLLRIIPAVFILLFFIIYTSSGFVAGGKLFETIFALPYTQALFLGAFVVVFYTLAGGFLAVCWTDFIQGVMMFFAILLVPAAASYLLGGPSVTLAAIYTMEPSFFNPFQKPDGSTLGFIEFISLMGWGLGYFGQPHILVRFMAIRSSAELGRAMHIAMTWVAISLTAAVLVGMVGRAYLTEPLFGTATETVFLVMTDSIFNPFIAGLILSAVLAAIMSTASAQLLVAASAFAQDFYRSLLHKNASQGELVWVSRLSVLLIAALSLTLAMNPESLILDMVAYAWAGFGAAFGPALLASLFWRRATRNGILAGIITGGVTVLVWKQFALFGLYEIIPGFVLALCAIYVVSLLDKEPAKSITDTFDAVGKSEI